The genomic interval CCCGCGCGCCGACTTCCACGAGTGGCACCACTACCCCAAGGTGGACCGTCACCAGATCGCCGAGGTCGCTCAGGCGATGAAGGACACGGGGGTGCGGATCTGGACGTTCAACCCCGTCTTCGACTGGTCGAACCCCGATGAGCAGGAGCGCCAGGCGCAGGTGCGCAACTGGCGGCGGCTGCTGGAGATCGCCGACGCCCTCGAGGTGCCCATGATCGCCACCGAGCTCTCCGGGGACCCGAACCAGCCCCGGCGCAGCGAGTCGCAGTTCTACCGCTCCATCGAGGAGCTCATCCCCGACTTCGAGCGCTACGGCATCGAGTGCACGGTCGAGGCGCACCCGTACGACTTCGCCGAGACGAACGAGCGCGCGGTGCAGATCGTGCGCGGCGTGGACCGGGACTGGTTCAACTACGAGTTCTGCTTCCCCCACGCCTTCCACCTGGGCGGCGGAGCACCGGGCGCGCCGGGCGCGAGCGTGCGCGACATGCTCGACTACGCGGGTGACCGCCTGCGCCACCTGCACATCGCCGACGTCTTCGACCACACGGCGAACGTGGGCAACCGCTACATCGTGAACCCGCCCGGGGTCGACGCCCGCGTGCACCAGCACAACGAGATCGGCAACGGCGAGATCGACTGGGACGACGCCTTCTCCGCCCTGCGCGAGCGCGAGTACGACGGACCGGTGTCCGTGTGCGTGTTCGGCTGGGAGGAGGACGCCGACGCCATCAACCGCCGCATGCGCGAGCGGATCCTCACCGAGCTCGGAGGGGAGTGATGGCGGTGGAGGCGACGAACGCGGAGAACAGCCCGCGCTCCCTCGGGGTGGGCGTCGTGGGCCTGGGCTGGATGGGCCGACTGCATGCGAGCTCGTACCGGAACCTGGCGGCGCGCTATCCGGAGCTGGGCCTCGCCCCGCGCCTCGTGTGCGCGGCGGACCCGCTGCCCGAGAACCAGCGCGCGGCGCGCGCGCAGTTCGGCTTCGAGCGCGCGGTGGACGACGTCGAGGAGATGCTCGCCGACCCGGAGGTCGACGTGGTCTCGATCGCGACGCCGAACTTCCTGCACCGGGACGTCGCCCTCCCGGCCGCCCGCGCCGGCAAGCCCTTCTGGATCGAGAAGCCGATGGGTGTGGATGCGGCGCAGAGCCGCGAGATCCACGAGGCGGCGCGCGCGGCGGGCGTCGCGACCGCGGTCGGCTTCAACTATCGGCACGCTCCGGCCGTCGAGCACCTGCGCGCACTGGTCGCCGCCGGGAGGCTGGGGCGGATCACGAACGTGCGCTGCTGGCTCTACGCCGACTACGCCTCCTCGCCCGACGGCCCGCTGACCTGGCGCTACGACCGTTCCCGGGCAGGAGCGGGGGTGATCGGCGATCTGCTGAGCCACGGCACGGACCTCGTCCAGTACGTGACCGGGCAGGGCATCTCCGAGGTGAGCGCTGCGACCGACGTGTTCCTGCGCGAGCGTCCGATCCCGACGTCGGCCGGGGTGGGGCACGGCGCCGTCGAGGTGGGGACCGAGCGCGGCGAGGTCGGCAACGAGGACTGGGTGGCGGCGCTCGCGAACCTCGCGGACGGCACCCGGGCGACCCTCGAGTCCTCGCGCGTGGCGCGTGGGCATCGCAGCGACTACGCCCTCGAGGTGTACGGGACCGAGGGATCGGCGCGCTGGTCCTTCACCCGGATGAACGAGTTCGAGGTGATGATCGGCGACGGCGGCCTCGAGCACGGGTACACGACGGTCCTCGCGGGCGCGGGGCACGGCGACTACGGGCGCTTCCAGCCGGGTCCCGGCATCCCGATGAGCTTCGACGACCTCAAGGCGATCGAGTGCGCGGAGTTCCTGACGGATGTGGCCGGCGAGGGCGGCGGGGCCGGCGGCGCCGCCAGGCCCGCCAGCGGCTCCGGTGCCGCTCCGAACACGGCCGACGGGCTCTCCGCGGCGGAGGTCACCGAGGCGATCGCGCGCTCGGCGGCCTCCCGCAGCTGGGTCGAGGTGCCGCAGGTCGAGGGGACCACCTGGGGCGCGTGATCACGCCGGACTGCGCACGAGTGCAGGTGACGGCGGAGGTGGAGGTGTGTTCCGGGCTCGGATTCAGGCGGAGTCCCTGAGGGCACCGAGGTCCTCGTCGGGACGGCCGAGCGCGTCGAGACGGTCGAGCTCCTCGAGGATCTCGCACTCGTCGACGAAGCGCCGTCCCTCCGGCCCGCGCTCCTCGAACACCTCGTCGTCGGGCCCGAAGCTCGCGAAGGCGGCGGCGGTCATCCGGTCCTCGTCCTCCGGGGAGAGGTCCGCGTAGGGGTCGCGCGCGGGAAGGTCCTCCCCTTCGACGAGCATCCGCAGGTGGCGGCGGCTGCGCACGGGGTTCACTGCGTCGGGGCAGGCCGCCGGATCGGCGTCACCGACCGCTCCCCCGCCGGCCCTGGCACTCGCTGAACCGAGGATCTTCGCGGGATCGTGGGCCAGGCCGGTGAGCGACGGCGGGGTGACGGTCGCCGTGGCGCCGAGGCGACTGGTCCAGGTCACGTGGTGGCTGCCGTCGGCCGACGGCACGTGCTCGACGCGGCCGAGCGCCTCCTTCGTGAGATTGCAGTGCGCGCACAGGCCCTGACCGTTCGCGACGCTCGTCGGCCCGCCCTCGGCGACCGGCCGGATGTGGTCGGCGTGGCGGATCGGCGCGCCGCAGTACGGGCCCACGCAGCTGACATCGCGCAGCCGCATGTACAGCTTGAGGCCCTCGGGGAAAGCACGCGAGCGGGAGTCCATCGCGATCAGCTCGCCCGTGGTCGGGTGCGTGAACACGCGGCGCAGGGAATCGCCCATCTGCTGCTCGAAGCGCGCGAGGTCGTGCTCGATCTGCTCGCGCGAGGGCGTGCTCCGAGCCTCTGCCGGAGAGGGCGGGTTCGGGGGCACCGGGGCGGGGCGCGACGGCGGGCCGCTCGCGGCGATCTCACCGGTGAGGAGCGGTGGCGCACCACGGTCCCGGCGCATGATGTCGATGATGTCGAGGGTTTGCCTGCGTGGGGTCGTTCCCGGACTCTGCCGATCGTGACCAGCACCGAGGCCCGTGGTT from Brachybacterium kimchii carries:
- a CDS encoding Gfo/Idh/MocA family protein; amino-acid sequence: MEATNAENSPRSLGVGVVGLGWMGRLHASSYRNLAARYPELGLAPRLVCAADPLPENQRAARAQFGFERAVDDVEEMLADPEVDVVSIATPNFLHRDVALPAARAGKPFWIEKPMGVDAAQSREIHEAARAAGVATAVGFNYRHAPAVEHLRALVAAGRLGRITNVRCWLYADYASSPDGPLTWRYDRSRAGAGVIGDLLSHGTDLVQYVTGQGISEVSAATDVFLRERPIPTSAGVGHGAVEVGTERGEVGNEDWVAALANLADGTRATLESSRVARGHRSDYALEVYGTEGSARWSFTRMNEFEVMIGDGGLEHGYTTVLAGAGHGDYGRFQPGPGIPMSFDDLKAIECAEFLTDVAGEGGGAGGAARPASGSGAAPNTADGLSAAEVTEAIARSAASRSWVEVPQVEGTTWGA
- a CDS encoding sugar phosphate isomerase/epimerase family protein; amino-acid sequence: MVKVLLDPSMYHPHLSVAQEVHKAAELGFRYIELSPRADFHEWHHYPKVDRHQIAEVAQAMKDTGVRIWTFNPVFDWSNPDEQERQAQVRNWRRLLEIADALEVPMIATELSGDPNQPRRSESQFYRSIEELIPDFERYGIECTVEAHPYDFAETNERAVQIVRGVDRDWFNYEFCFPHAFHLGGGAPGAPGASVRDMLDYAGDRLRHLHIADVFDHTANVGNRYIVNPPGVDARVHQHNEIGNGEIDWDDAFSALREREYDGPVSVCVFGWEEDADAINRRMRERILTELGGE